From uncultured Methanobrevibacter sp., one genomic window encodes:
- a CDS encoding calcium/sodium antiporter has protein sequence MDASIIIQIVLLLVGFVFLIKGSDLFVDGASSIASILKIPTIIVGLTIVAFGTSAPEAAVSITSSLTGSNALAVSNVIGSNLFNMLMVIGVSALLGDLLMEKSVLDKDLPFLVGITILFAVFIFIGWNISNIEGIILLIILAAYIFYLIRNARKSKDANEVEEAKMSLPKSIIFILIGIAGIVLGGDLVVDSASAIAIAFGMSETLVGLTIVAVGTSLPELVTSLTALKKGENQLVIGNVIGSNIFNILFVLGASSAISAIPLDSSLLIDVLFMIFVTILCFIFGKTQEKYDKKEGAILVALFIIYMAFAIMRN, from the coding sequence ATGGATGCATCAATAATAATTCAGATTGTTTTATTATTAGTTGGATTTGTATTCTTAATAAAAGGGTCAGACCTTTTTGTAGATGGTGCAAGCAGTATTGCTTCAATTTTAAAGATTCCTACCATCATCGTTGGTTTGACAATTGTTGCATTTGGTACAAGTGCTCCTGAAGCGGCCGTCTCCATTACATCTTCACTTACTGGAAGTAATGCGCTTGCAGTCAGTAATGTAATCGGCAGTAATTTATTTAATATGCTGATGGTTATTGGAGTATCTGCATTACTTGGCGATTTATTAATGGAAAAAAGTGTTTTAGATAAAGATTTACCATTCCTTGTTGGAATTACAATATTATTTGCAGTTTTCATATTCATTGGATGGAACATAAGCAATATTGAAGGTATAATCTTATTAATAATTTTAGCTGCATATATTTTCTATTTAATACGCAATGCACGAAAATCAAAAGATGCTAACGAAGTTGAAGAAGCTAAAATGTCTCTTCCAAAAAGTATAATTTTTATCCTCATCGGAATTGCCGGAATTGTACTTGGTGGAGATTTGGTTGTTGACAGCGCTTCAGCTATAGCAATAGCATTCGGAATGAGTGAAACATTGGTAGGTTTAACTATTGTGGCAGTTGGTACATCTTTACCTGAACTTGTAACCTCCCTTACTGCTTTAAAGAAAGGTGAAAATCAGTTAGTTATAGGTAATGTAATTGGATCAAACATATTTAATATTCTGTTTGTATTAGGTGCAAGTAGTGCAATAAGTGCAATACCTCTTGATTCAAGTTTGCTTATAGATGTCCTATTCATGATATTTGTAACAATATTATGTTTCATCTTTGGTAAAACACAAGAAAAATATGATAAAAAAGAAGGTGCAATTTTAGTTGCGTTATTCATTATTTATATGGCCTTCGCAATTATGAGAAATTAA
- a CDS encoding TIGR00269 family protein, with the protein MVKLNKDEFNEKIFTRINNLISDYELIKENELIAIALSGGKDSVLTLHALKNYQNYLDFDLVAISVDEGIEGYRQHGIDSAIKNAKDLDVELVQKSFKEEEGFCLDDIYQDFKSACIPCGVFRRNILNKTAYELGAVKIATGHNLDDEIQSFLMSFARGDTIKFSKFGPELDVIHPKLVPRIKPLWNTPEKEVGMWAVLNDIDIHLDECPYSHLSLRAKIKEFLNVSEDKYPGIKNNVMESFQKILTFENDISTSLNECEVCGEPTSSNICKACELKELISHNCEGHINNE; encoded by the coding sequence ATGGTTAAATTAAACAAAGATGAATTCAATGAAAAGATTTTTACAAGAATCAATAATCTGATTTCTGATTATGAATTAATTAAAGAAAATGAACTTATAGCTATTGCATTATCTGGTGGAAAAGATAGTGTTTTAACATTGCATGCACTAAAAAATTACCAGAACTATTTGGATTTTGATTTGGTTGCTATAAGTGTTGATGAAGGAATTGAAGGTTATAGACAACATGGAATTGATTCTGCAATAAAAAATGCCAAGGATTTGGATGTTGAACTTGTTCAAAAATCATTTAAAGAGGAAGAAGGATTCTGTCTGGATGATATTTATCAGGATTTTAAAAGTGCCTGCATTCCCTGCGGTGTTTTTAGAAGAAATATTTTAAATAAAACTGCCTATGAATTGGGAGCTGTTAAAATAGCTACTGGACATAATTTGGATGATGAGATACAATCATTTTTAATGAGTTTTGCAAGAGGAGATACCATTAAATTTTCTAAATTTGGCCCTGAACTTGATGTTATTCATCCAAAATTAGTTCCAAGAATAAAACCTCTGTGGAACACTCCTGAAAAAGAGGTGGGCATGTGGGCGGTATTAAATGATATTGATATCCATTTGGATGAATGCCCGTATTCTCATTTATCACTAAGGGCTAAAATAAAAGAATTTTTAAATGTCAGTGAGGATAAGTATCCTGGTATTAAAAATAATGTGATGGAATCTTTTCAAAAGATTTTAACTTTTGAAAATGATATTTCCACAAGCCTTAATGAGTGTGAAGTTTGTGGTGAGCCGACTTCATCAAATATTTGTAAGGCTTGTGAATTAAAAGAATTAATTTCTCATAATTGCGAAGGCCATATAAATAATGAATAA
- a CDS encoding MTH1187 family thiamine-binding protein, translating into MITCDFAILPVGTETTECKEYVTAAVQSIKDSGLNYQLTGMGTQIEAENLKELYDAIANAQEAIFELGIGRVYTVIKVDDRRDLENRTLDAKVDTVNQMLK; encoded by the coding sequence ATGATTACTTGTGATTTTGCAATATTGCCTGTAGGAACTGAAACTACAGAATGTAAAGAGTACGTGACTGCTGCAGTCCAGTCCATTAAGGATTCCGGACTTAATTATCAGTTAACCGGAATGGGAACACAAATTGAAGCAGAAAACCTAAAAGAATTATATGATGCAATAGCCAATGCTCAAGAAGCTATTTTTGAACTTGGAATAGGCAGAGTTTATACCGTGATTAAAGTAGATGACAGAAGAGATTTGGAAAACAGAACTTTGGATGCTAAAGTTGACACAGTTAACCAAATGTTAAAATAG
- a CDS encoding DegT/DnrJ/EryC1/StrS aminotransferase family protein — protein sequence MNIPFSPPDISDNEIEEVIDTLKSGWITTGPKTKKFENDITSYCGSAKTACLSSATTSLEMTLRILGIGKGDEVIVPAYTYTASCSVICHVGATPVIVDSQKDNVEMDYDLMADAITEKTKVIIPVDIAGILCDYDKIFEIIESKKDLFNPNSELQEIFNRIIVVADCAHGFGAVKNNKKSGTFADFTCFSFHAVKNLTTAEGGAVTWIDHDGLDNEELYKQYQIYSLHGQTKDALAKTNGSWEYDILIPGYKCNMTDIQASLGLMQLKRYSDILKRRQEIIAKYDAAFCEYPFIRQFHKTENSVSSGHLYLLRIEDIDLDKRNEIISKMDERGVSTNVHYKPLPLLTAYKNLGFNIDDYPNAYNLFLNEISLPLYSTLSDEEVEYIIDTLLDIMKDYF from the coding sequence ATGAATATTCCATTTTCCCCACCGGATATTTCAGATAATGAGATAGAGGAAGTTATCGATACATTAAAATCCGGATGGATAACAACTGGTCCTAAAACAAAAAAATTTGAAAATGACATTACTTCTTATTGTGGCAGTGCAAAAACTGCTTGTTTAAGTTCTGCTACCACCTCTCTTGAAATGACCTTGCGCATTTTGGGAATTGGAAAAGGTGATGAAGTTATTGTTCCCGCATATACTTATACAGCATCATGCAGTGTCATCTGTCATGTTGGAGCAACTCCCGTTATTGTTGATAGTCAAAAGGATAATGTTGAAATGGATTATGATTTAATGGCTGATGCCATAACGGAAAAGACTAAAGTTATTATTCCTGTTGATATTGCGGGAATCCTCTGCGATTATGATAAAATATTTGAAATTATTGAAAGCAAAAAAGATTTGTTTAATCCTAATTCTGAGTTGCAGGAAATATTTAACAGAATTATTGTTGTAGCTGATTGTGCACACGGTTTTGGCGCTGTAAAAAATAATAAAAAATCCGGAACTTTTGCTGATTTTACCTGTTTTTCATTTCATGCAGTTAAAAATTTAACCACTGCTGAAGGCGGTGCGGTTACATGGATTGATCATGATGGACTTGATAATGAGGAATTGTATAAACAGTACCAAATTTATTCACTGCATGGTCAAACTAAAGATGCACTTGCAAAAACGAATGGGTCATGGGAATATGATATTTTAATTCCAGGATATAAATGCAATATGACTGATATTCAGGCAAGTCTAGGTTTAATGCAATTAAAAAGGTATTCTGATATTTTAAAAAGAAGACAAGAAATCATTGCTAAATATGATGCAGCATTTTGTGAATATCCATTTATCAGACAATTCCATAAAACAGAAAATTCTGTTTCATCAGGACATTTATATCTTTTAAGAATTGAAGATATTGATCTTGATAAAAGAAATGAAATCATTTCAAAAATGGATGAACGTGGGGTAAGCACTAATGTTCATTATAAACCTTTACCGTTATTGACCGCTTATAAAAACTTGGGTTTCAATATTGATGATTATCCAAATGCCTATAATTTGTTTTTAAATGAAATTTCCCTTCCTCTTTATTCCACATTAAGTGATGAGGAAGTCGAATACATTATTGATACTCTGTTAGATATTATGAAGGATTATTTTTAA
- a CDS encoding UDP-N-acetylglucosamine 4,6-dehydratase family protein: MFNDFYKNKKILVTGGSGSIGKKIVKELNKYDVDVIRVLDNNETELFDLSNDFNSSKIKIYVGDINNPQGLKSVFKDIDIIFHAAAYKHVPLCEYNPISAVKTNILGTQNVIDMAVLCDVEKVVLISTDKAVHPENVMGATKFLAERLMMAANTYSENNGTKFSCVRFGNVLNSRGSVIPLFKKQLKNGGPITLTDEDMTRFIMNIYQAAKLILQAGSLSQGGEIFILKMPAFKLHDLVDAMIEFYAPVYGYNPEDIDVKIIGKRPGEKLYEELMTSDEMLSAYDNGDLFIIHDELNKQHPDFIYNSNEVDHLSKDEILNILKEMEG; the protein is encoded by the coding sequence ATGTTTAATGATTTTTATAAAAATAAAAAAATTCTTGTTACTGGAGGTTCAGGGTCTATCGGTAAAAAAATTGTCAAAGAATTAAATAAATATGATGTTGATGTCATAAGAGTTTTGGATAATAACGAAACAGAATTATTTGATTTGAGTAATGATTTTAATTCTTCTAAAATAAAGATTTATGTTGGAGATATTAATAATCCGCAGGGATTAAAAAGTGTATTTAAAGATATTGATATTATTTTCCATGCGGCAGCATATAAACACGTTCCATTATGTGAATATAATCCGATCAGTGCGGTTAAAACTAATATTTTAGGAACTCAAAATGTAATTGATATGGCAGTTTTATGTGATGTTGAAAAAGTTGTTTTAATCAGTACGGATAAGGCAGTTCATCCGGAAAATGTAATGGGAGCTACTAAATTTTTAGCTGAAAGACTGATGATGGCGGCAAATACCTATAGTGAGAATAACGGAACTAAATTCTCTTGTGTTAGATTTGGTAATGTGTTAAATTCAAGAGGGTCTGTTATTCCATTATTTAAAAAGCAATTGAAAAATGGCGGTCCAATAACTCTCACTGATGAAGACATGACAAGATTTATAATGAATATCTATCAAGCCGCTAAACTCATTTTACAGGCTGGTAGTTTATCTCAAGGCGGAGAAATATTTATATTGAAAATGCCCGCATTTAAATTACATGACCTCGTTGATGCAATGATTGAATTTTATGCACCGGTATACGGGTATAACCCTGAAGATATTGATGTAAAAATCATTGGAAAAAGGCCTGGTGAAAAATTATATGAAGAATTGATGACTTCTGATGAGATGTTATCTGCTTATGATAATGGTGATTTATTCATTATTCATGATGAATTAAATAAACAGCATCCTGATTTTATTTATAATTCTAATGAAGTAGACCATTTATCAAAAGATGAAATTTTAAATATTTTAAAAGAAATGGAAGGTTAA
- a CDS encoding DegT/DnrJ/EryC1/StrS aminotransferase family protein, translated as MSDIKVPIAKPIIGDEEIENVVEVLKSGMIAQGPKVEEFEQKFADWVGADYGIAVNSGTAALHVALLSSGIGQGDEVITTPFTFIASGNSILYTGAKPIFADIDLKTYTINPDSIEKLISENTKAILPVQLYGQAANMDRINEIAEKYGLIVIEDAAQAHGATSNGGKVGSLGDMSCFSFYPTKNMTTSEGGIITTNDEDLADNAKIFRAHGASIRYHHGEIGYNFRMTDISAAIGLAQLDKIDGFNKKRIENAAYLNEGLKDVDGIITPYCAYGSKHVYHQYTIRVEKGDRDDWVDIINECGVGTGIHYPIPLYNQPIYKSLGIEGNCPNAELAANSVISLPVHPSLTKEDLDLVIEAVKTASEELD; from the coding sequence GTGTCAGATATAAAAGTTCCTATTGCAAAACCAATAATTGGTGATGAAGAAATAGAAAATGTAGTTGAAGTTCTAAAATCAGGTATGATTGCTCAAGGCCCTAAAGTGGAAGAATTCGAACAAAAATTCGCAGATTGGGTTGGAGCTGATTACGGTATAGCTGTTAATTCAGGAACAGCCGCATTGCATGTTGCATTACTTTCAAGCGGCATTGGTCAAGGTGATGAAGTAATAACTACTCCATTTACTTTTATTGCAAGTGGAAACTCAATATTATACACTGGCGCAAAACCTATTTTTGCAGATATTGATTTAAAAACTTATACAATTAACCCTGATTCTATAGAAAAATTGATTTCAGAAAATACCAAAGCTATTTTGCCAGTTCAGTTATATGGGCAAGCTGCAAATATGGATAGAATCAATGAAATTGCTGAAAAATATGGGTTAATTGTTATAGAAGATGCTGCTCAGGCTCATGGTGCTACATCCAATGGGGGTAAAGTGGGCAGTTTAGGTGACATGTCCTGTTTTAGTTTTTATCCTACTAAAAACATGACTACTTCCGAAGGAGGAATAATCACAACTAATGATGAAGATTTAGCAGATAATGCAAAAATATTCAGAGCTCATGGTGCAAGCATCAGGTATCATCACGGTGAAATAGGATATAATTTTAGAATGACTGATATTTCAGCTGCAATAGGTCTTGCACAATTAGATAAAATTGATGGTTTTAATAAAAAAAGAATTGAAAATGCAGCATACTTAAATGAAGGATTAAAAGATGTTGATGGAATTATAACTCCATACTGTGCCTATGGATCAAAACATGTATATCACCAATACACAATCAGAGTTGAAAAAGGAGATAGGGATGATTGGGTAGATATTATAAATGAATGTGGTGTAGGAACAGGAATCCATTATCCAATCCCTCTGTACAATCAACCAATTTACAAATCTTTAGGAATTGAGGGAAATTGTCCTAATGCAGAACTTGCTGCTAACAGTGTAATTTCTCTTCCGGTACATCCATCATTAACAAAAGAAGATTTGGATTTAGTTATTGAAGCAGTAAAAACTGCTTCCGAAGAGTTAGATTAA
- a CDS encoding tRNA (guanine(10)-N(2))-dimethyltransferase, producing MDEYKIKSIEEGLTKIEFPEFDKISSDAPVFYNPNMELNRDLSILAIQVFQKNEQREINICDLFGGSGIRGIRYKNEIDGVGTVCINDISETANFYERHNIKLNDLNDIEVFQHDASMFLRMKRGEFDVIDIDPFGTPSPFLDSAGYCARRNSLLCVTATDTSALCGTYKEPCIRKYNAKPYKSEYCHETGIRILAGFVALTLAKYGKYIEVKMSHSTEHYMRLYLYVKKGPKKTDERLKNIGYISHCKHCLHRQTSKGLASPIEDVCPVCGEKLIHAGPLWLGEIQNSEFIQNMIEETENKKINKEKEALKLLNSCLNEANAPATFYDVHKICKSMKISAPKLDLIFDEIEKNGHIAIKTHYNPLGIKSDASIKYIRHILFSLCESE from the coding sequence ATGGATGAATATAAAATTAAAAGTATTGAAGAAGGACTGACAAAAATCGAATTTCCGGAATTTGATAAAATTTCATCTGATGCACCGGTATTTTACAACCCAAACATGGAATTAAATAGGGATTTGTCAATACTTGCAATACAAGTTTTTCAAAAAAATGAACAAAGGGAAATAAACATATGCGACCTTTTTGGAGGAAGTGGAATAAGAGGCATCCGTTATAAAAATGAAATAGATGGAGTGGGAACCGTTTGTATTAATGACATTAGTGAAACCGCCAATTTTTATGAAAGACACAATATAAAACTAAATGATTTAAATGACATTGAAGTTTTCCAACATGATGCCAGCATGTTTTTAAGAATGAAAAGAGGAGAATTTGATGTTATTGATATTGATCCTTTTGGAACCCCATCCCCGTTTTTAGATTCCGCAGGATATTGTGCCCGTAGAAACTCTCTGCTTTGCGTCACTGCTACAGATACTTCTGCATTATGCGGAACATATAAAGAACCTTGCATAAGGAAATATAATGCAAAACCCTACAAAAGCGAATATTGTCATGAAACCGGAATACGAATTCTAGCAGGATTTGTAGCATTGACACTTGCGAAATATGGTAAATACATTGAAGTTAAAATGTCACACAGCACCGAGCATTATATGAGATTATATCTATATGTCAAGAAAGGTCCTAAAAAAACTGATGAACGTTTAAAAAATATTGGATACATCAGTCACTGTAAACATTGCTTGCACAGACAAACAAGCAAAGGCCTGGCAAGTCCAATAGAAGATGTTTGCCCAGTTTGTGGAGAAAAATTAATCCATGCGGGCCCATTATGGTTAGGTGAAATTCAAAATTCAGAATTCATCCAAAATATGATTGAAGAAACTGAAAATAAGAAAATCAATAAAGAAAAAGAGGCATTAAAGCTTTTAAATAGTTGTCTGAATGAAGCTAATGCACCGGCAACATTTTATGATGTTCACAAAATTTGCAAGTCAATGAAAATAAGCGCACCTAAATTAGATTTAATCTTTGATGAAATCGAAAAAAATGGCCATATTGCTATAAAAACACATTACAATCCATTAGGAATAAAAAGTGATGCATCAATTAAATACATTAGACATATATTATTTTCATTATGTGAAAGTGAATAG
- a CDS encoding Lrp/AsnC family transcriptional regulator, with translation MVKTKDNVIKLDDTDINILKIINEDVRTSYRQISRSLDVSVGTVHNRIDKMVKSGVIKKFSPVIDHEKLGFVLTTIIGVRVKGGKLKNWEEKTFFNKNVVGIYDVTGEYDAFLIAKFRNTNELNSFIKELLKDPIIERTYTQTVLDVIKEDMGSSNIL, from the coding sequence ATGGTAAAAACTAAAGATAATGTTATAAAACTTGATGACACTGACATTAACATCCTTAAAATTATCAATGAAGACGTTAGAACTTCATATAGACAAATATCTCGCAGTTTGGATGTGTCTGTAGGAACAGTTCATAATCGTATCGACAAAATGGTTAAATCAGGTGTTATTAAAAAGTTTTCACCAGTTATCGACCACGAAAAACTCGGATTTGTATTAACAACCATTATTGGAGTTAGAGTTAAAGGTGGAAAACTCAAAAACTGGGAAGAAAAAACCTTTTTTAATAAAAATGTAGTCGGGATTTATGATGTTACTGGAGAATATGACGCATTCTTAATTGCAAAATTCAGAAATACAAATGAATTAAATTCATTTATCAAAGAATTACTAAAAGATCCAATTATAGAAAGAACATACACACAAACAGTATTAGATGTCATTAAAGAAGATATGGGATCTTCTAACATTTTATAA